The following are from one region of the Sorghum bicolor cultivar BTx623 chromosome 2, Sorghum_bicolor_NCBIv3, whole genome shotgun sequence genome:
- the LOC110432932 gene encoding COP9 signalosome complex subunit 7 isoform X1, with product MAMDAERRQAELIAQFSAQAAALSSAPQLAALVLEATSHPALFAFSELLTLPALSKLAGTQYASSLDLLRLFAYGTLKDYKSNSGSLPALLPDQVRKLKQLSVLTLAESTKILPYDQLMQELDVSNVRELEDFLINECMYSGIVRGKLDQLRRCFEVQFAAGRDLTPDQLNNMIETLSDWLGTSDSLLHQIQEKIKWADTMSEVNKKHQKEFEDRVEEAKKSIKADIDLRGHDDFLSESGGIMDFEEDRVRPKRRRQPPA from the exons ATGGCGATGGACGCGGAGCGGCGGCAGGCGGAGCTGATCGCGCAGTTCTCCGCTCAGGCGGCGGCGCTGTCGTCCGCGCCGCAGCTCGCCGCGCTGGTGCTTGAGGCCACCTCCCACCCGGCCCTCTTCGCCTTCTCCGAGCTCCTCACCCTCCCGGCCCTCTCCAAG CTCGCTGGCACGCAGTACGCGTCGTCACTGGACTTGCTCCGGCTCTTCGCCTACGGCACCTTGAAGGACTACAAGA GTAATTCTGGATCCCTTCCAGCATTGTTGCCTGACCAGGTCCGGAAGCTAAAGCAACTCAGTGTGCTAACTCTGGCAGAGTCAACTAAG ATACTACCGTATGATCAGCTCATGCAAGAGTTGGACGTTTCCAACGTAAGAGAACTCGAAGATTTCCTAATCAATGAGTGCATGTACTCG GGTATCGTTAGAGGCAAACTGGATCAGCTGAGAAGGTGCTTTGAG GTACAATTTGCAGCTGGAAGAGATCTTACACCTGATCAGCTAAACAACATGATAGAGACCTTGTCTGACTG GTTGGGAACATCAGATAGCCTGTTGCATCAAATTCAGGAGAAAATCAAGTGGGCTGATACAATGAGTGAGGTGAACAAGAAGCACCAGAAAGAATTTGAAGACAGAGTGGAAGAGGCcaaaaaatcaatcaag GCAGACATCGACTTACGGGGGCATGACGACTTTCTCTCTGAATCTGGAGGAATAATGGATTTTGAAGAGGACCGCGTCCGACCAAAAAG GAGGCGACAACCACCGGCGTAG
- the LOC110432932 gene encoding COP9 signalosome complex subunit 7 isoform X3: MAMDAERRQAELIAQFSAQAAALSSAPQLAALVLEATSHPALFAFSELLTLPALSKLAGTQYASSLDLLRLFAYGTLKDYKSNSGSLPALLPDQVRKLKQLSVLTLAESTKILPYDQLMQELDVSNVRELEDFLINECMYSGIVRGKLDQLRRCFEVQFAAGRDLTPDQLNNMIETLSDWLGTSDSLLHQIQEKIKWADTMSEVNKKHQKEFEDRVEEAKKSIKLNNLSRQTSTYGGMTTFSLNLEE; encoded by the exons ATGGCGATGGACGCGGAGCGGCGGCAGGCGGAGCTGATCGCGCAGTTCTCCGCTCAGGCGGCGGCGCTGTCGTCCGCGCCGCAGCTCGCCGCGCTGGTGCTTGAGGCCACCTCCCACCCGGCCCTCTTCGCCTTCTCCGAGCTCCTCACCCTCCCGGCCCTCTCCAAG CTCGCTGGCACGCAGTACGCGTCGTCACTGGACTTGCTCCGGCTCTTCGCCTACGGCACCTTGAAGGACTACAAGA GTAATTCTGGATCCCTTCCAGCATTGTTGCCTGACCAGGTCCGGAAGCTAAAGCAACTCAGTGTGCTAACTCTGGCAGAGTCAACTAAG ATACTACCGTATGATCAGCTCATGCAAGAGTTGGACGTTTCCAACGTAAGAGAACTCGAAGATTTCCTAATCAATGAGTGCATGTACTCG GGTATCGTTAGAGGCAAACTGGATCAGCTGAGAAGGTGCTTTGAG GTACAATTTGCAGCTGGAAGAGATCTTACACCTGATCAGCTAAACAACATGATAGAGACCTTGTCTGACTG GTTGGGAACATCAGATAGCCTGTTGCATCAAATTCAGGAGAAAATCAAGTGGGCTGATACAATGAGTGAGGTGAACAAGAAGCACCAGAAAGAATTTGAAGACAGAGTGGAAGAGGCcaaaaaatcaatcaag TTGAACAATTTAAGCAGGCAGACATCGACTTACGGGGGCATGACGACTTTCTCTCTGAATCTGGAGGAATAA
- the LOC110432932 gene encoding COP9 signalosome complex subunit 7 isoform X2 produces MAMDAERRQAELIAQFSAQAAALSSAPQLAALVLEATSHPALFAFSELLTLPALSKLAGTQYASSLDLLRLFAYGTLKDYKSNSGSLPALLPDQVRKLKQLSVLTLAESTKILPYDQLMQELDVSNVRELEDFLINECMYSGIVRGKLDQLRRCFEVQFAAGRDLTPDQLNNMIETLSDWLGTSDSLLHQIQEKIKWADTMSEVNKKHQKEFEDRVEEAKKSIKKLNNLSRQTSTYGGMTTFSLNLEE; encoded by the exons ATGGCGATGGACGCGGAGCGGCGGCAGGCGGAGCTGATCGCGCAGTTCTCCGCTCAGGCGGCGGCGCTGTCGTCCGCGCCGCAGCTCGCCGCGCTGGTGCTTGAGGCCACCTCCCACCCGGCCCTCTTCGCCTTCTCCGAGCTCCTCACCCTCCCGGCCCTCTCCAAG CTCGCTGGCACGCAGTACGCGTCGTCACTGGACTTGCTCCGGCTCTTCGCCTACGGCACCTTGAAGGACTACAAGA GTAATTCTGGATCCCTTCCAGCATTGTTGCCTGACCAGGTCCGGAAGCTAAAGCAACTCAGTGTGCTAACTCTGGCAGAGTCAACTAAG ATACTACCGTATGATCAGCTCATGCAAGAGTTGGACGTTTCCAACGTAAGAGAACTCGAAGATTTCCTAATCAATGAGTGCATGTACTCG GGTATCGTTAGAGGCAAACTGGATCAGCTGAGAAGGTGCTTTGAG GTACAATTTGCAGCTGGAAGAGATCTTACACCTGATCAGCTAAACAACATGATAGAGACCTTGTCTGACTG GTTGGGAACATCAGATAGCCTGTTGCATCAAATTCAGGAGAAAATCAAGTGGGCTGATACAATGAGTGAGGTGAACAAGAAGCACCAGAAAGAATTTGAAGACAGAGTGGAAGAGGCcaaaaaatcaatcaag AAGTTGAACAATTTAAGCAGGCAGACATCGACTTACGGGGGCATGACGACTTTCTCTCTGAATCTGGAGGAATAA
- the LOC8077456 gene encoding protein VASCULAR ASSOCIATED DEATH 1, chloroplastic isoform X1, translating to MASPTVAASPSRAGPTDILTAAPSPASPPRRLASAPPAVDASGSSSPDSAHSGDQLSAPDASSSPLLASRSEEYRLLFRLPPDEVLVQDFNCALQENILLQVGHMYLFLHHICFYSNIFGYETKKIIPLQEVTDVRKAKTAAIFPNAIEIVAGTRRFQHFFGSFLSRDEAFRIIVDGWEQHVSDARLLLERQETKSASSSEENGYVLLEGAKESKQDEDSSPPDRSVDSTAVSSSADGGDSNINISKRFSKVEENGLEDNIIAVNPFNLEPLDDAPSVPESYTMITESKFQVPVEVLFNFLLSDGAFGFVDDFHKKCGDKEFSCSKWRIDEQGGLVRDVSFLHPIKIYLGAKFGTCQEVQKLRLYKNRRLMIQTSQSIGDAPYGDHFTVEGIWDVEQDSLDENCCDLRIYINVAFSKKTIFRGKIEQSTKDECREVFSLWIKLGHDLLKQEYDRPKGSSSTTDSAVQSGATTNEENAVEVAVPVVSSSQDDSGVAVRSLIPPIQVHQQRTQRDASIASTSQELWGSLTSYMRSSQLGPVLAVALVALIILMQVTIIILLTRSPQVQMAPHEVSTGSLGYSKDSMEWVQKRLSLLSEEMQLAEAHMEKMRHEFAWLRSYLERLEKLRGST from the exons ATGGCCTCGCCCACGGTCGCAGCCTCCCCGAGCCGGGCGGGCCCCACCGACATCCTCACCGCCGCGCCCTCGCCCGCCTCCCCGCCGCGGCGGCTCGCGTCGGCGCCGCCCGCCGTCGACGCGTCCGGGTCCTCCTCCCCGGACTCCGCCCACTCCGGGGACCAGCTCTCCGCCCCTGACGCCTCCTCG AGCCCGCTGCTCGCGAGCAGGAGCGAGGAGTACAGGCTTCTGTTCCGGCTGCCGCCCGACGAG GTTCTCGTGCAAGATTTTAACTGCGCTCTCCAAGAAAATATTCTTCTTCAGGTA GGGCATATGTATTTATTTCTTCACCATATATGCTTCTACTCTAATATATTTGGATATGAGACAAAG AAAATAATACCTTTGCAAGAGGTAACTGATGTTCGTAAAGCAAAGACAGCTGCCATTTTTCCTAATGCCATTGAAATTGTTGCTGGTACTAGAAGG TTTCAGCACTTCTTTGGATCTTTCTTGTCACGTGATGAAGCCTTTCGAATTATAGTAGATGGCTGGGAACAACATGTTAGTGATGCAAGATTGCTCCTTGAACGTCAG GAGACAAAGTCAGCTAGTAGCAGTGAAGAAAATGGCTATGTTTTATTGGAAGGAGCAAAGGAATCTAAACAAGATGAAGATTCATCGCCACCGGACAG GTCTGTCGATAGTACAGCTGTCTCAAGTAGTGCTGATGGTGGTGATTCGAACATCAACATTTCCAAAAGGTTTTCAAAAGTCGAGGAGAATGGGCTCGAAGACAACATCATTGCAGTAAACCCATTCAATTTGGAACCACTTGATGATGCTCCTAGTG TACCTGAGTCTTACACTATGATTACGGAGTCAAAGTTTCAG GTGCCTGTGGAGGTTCTCTTTAATTTCTTATTGTCTGATGGTGCTTTTGGCTTTGTGGATGATTTCCACAAAAAATGTGGTGACAAAG AATTCAGTTGCTCGAAATGGCGTATAGATGAGCAAGGGGGACTTGTAAGGGATGTCTCATTTTTGCATCCGATAAAAATTTATCTTG GTGCAAAATTTGGGACTTGTCAAGAGGTTCAGAAACTTCGTCTTTACAAAAACAG GCGTCTAATGATTCAAACCTCTCAGTCAATAGGTGATGCCCCATATGGGGACCATTTCACTGTAGAG GGCATCTGGGATGTCGAACAAGATAGCCTAGATGAGAACTGTTGTGACCTCAGGATATATATTAATGTAGCTTTCTCAAAGAAAACAATATTTAGAG GGAAAATAGAGCAGTCAACAAAAGATGAATGCCGTGAAGTTTTCAGTCTCTGGATTAAGCTC GGTCATGATCTTCTGAAGCAGGAGTATGACCGACCAAAAG GAAGCTCCAGCACAACTGATTCTGCTGTTCAATCAGGGGCTACAACAAACGAGGAAAATGCCGTGGAAGTAGCAGTTCCAGTGGTTAGTTCCTCGCAGGATGATTCTGGTGTGGCTGTGAGGAGCCTCATTCCTCCTATTCAAGTTCACCAGCAGAGAACACAAAGAGATGCTTCCATCGCGTCCACTTCACAAGAATTGTGGGGCTCATTAACGTCATACATGAGATCAAGCCAACTTGGTCCAGTACTAGCAGTGGCACTGGTGGCTCTCATTATCCTAATGCAG GTAACCATCATAATTCTACTAACAAGATCCCCCCAGGTCCAAATGGCTCCTCATGAGGTCTCGACGGGCAGTTTAGGTTATAGCAAAGATAGCATGGAGTGGGTGCAGAAGCGCCTCAGCTTACTAAGCGAGGAGATGCAGCTAGCGGAGGCGCACATGGAGAAGATGAGGCACGAGTTTGCCTGGCTCAGGTCTTACCTGGAGAGACTGGAGAAGCTGAGGGGCAGCACATGA
- the LOC8077456 gene encoding protein VASCULAR ASSOCIATED DEATH 1, chloroplastic isoform X3, with product MASPTVAASPSRAGPTDILTAAPSPASPPRRLASAPPAVDASGSSSPDSAHSGDQLSAPDASSSPLLASRSEEYRLLFRLPPDEVLVQDFNCALQENILLQVGHMYLFLHHICFYSNIFGYETKKIIPLQEVTDVRKAKTAAIFPNAIEIVAGTRRHFFGSFLSRDEAFRIIVDGWEQHVSDARLLLERQETKSASSSEENGYVLLEGAKESKQDEDSSPPDRSVDSTAVSSSADGGDSNINISKRFSKVEENGLEDNIIAVNPFNLEPLDDAPSVPESYTMITESKFQVPVEVLFNFLLSDGAFGFVDDFHKKCGDKEFSCSKWRIDEQGGLVRDVSFLHPIKIYLGAKFGTCQEVQKLRLYKNRRLMIQTSQSIGDAPYGDHFTVEGIWDVEQDSLDENCCDLRIYINVAFSKKTIFRGKIEQSTKDECREVFSLWIKLGHDLLKQEYDRPKGSSSTTDSAVQSGATTNEENAVEVAVPVVSSSQDDSGVAVRSLIPPIQVHQQRTQRDASIASTSQELWGSLTSYMRSSQLGPVLAVALVALIILMQVTIIILLTRSPQVQMAPHEVSTGSLGYSKDSMEWVQKRLSLLSEEMQLAEAHMEKMRHEFAWLRSYLERLEKLRGST from the exons ATGGCCTCGCCCACGGTCGCAGCCTCCCCGAGCCGGGCGGGCCCCACCGACATCCTCACCGCCGCGCCCTCGCCCGCCTCCCCGCCGCGGCGGCTCGCGTCGGCGCCGCCCGCCGTCGACGCGTCCGGGTCCTCCTCCCCGGACTCCGCCCACTCCGGGGACCAGCTCTCCGCCCCTGACGCCTCCTCG AGCCCGCTGCTCGCGAGCAGGAGCGAGGAGTACAGGCTTCTGTTCCGGCTGCCGCCCGACGAG GTTCTCGTGCAAGATTTTAACTGCGCTCTCCAAGAAAATATTCTTCTTCAGGTA GGGCATATGTATTTATTTCTTCACCATATATGCTTCTACTCTAATATATTTGGATATGAGACAAAG AAAATAATACCTTTGCAAGAGGTAACTGATGTTCGTAAAGCAAAGACAGCTGCCATTTTTCCTAATGCCATTGAAATTGTTGCTGGTACTAGAAGG CACTTCTTTGGATCTTTCTTGTCACGTGATGAAGCCTTTCGAATTATAGTAGATGGCTGGGAACAACATGTTAGTGATGCAAGATTGCTCCTTGAACGTCAG GAGACAAAGTCAGCTAGTAGCAGTGAAGAAAATGGCTATGTTTTATTGGAAGGAGCAAAGGAATCTAAACAAGATGAAGATTCATCGCCACCGGACAG GTCTGTCGATAGTACAGCTGTCTCAAGTAGTGCTGATGGTGGTGATTCGAACATCAACATTTCCAAAAGGTTTTCAAAAGTCGAGGAGAATGGGCTCGAAGACAACATCATTGCAGTAAACCCATTCAATTTGGAACCACTTGATGATGCTCCTAGTG TACCTGAGTCTTACACTATGATTACGGAGTCAAAGTTTCAG GTGCCTGTGGAGGTTCTCTTTAATTTCTTATTGTCTGATGGTGCTTTTGGCTTTGTGGATGATTTCCACAAAAAATGTGGTGACAAAG AATTCAGTTGCTCGAAATGGCGTATAGATGAGCAAGGGGGACTTGTAAGGGATGTCTCATTTTTGCATCCGATAAAAATTTATCTTG GTGCAAAATTTGGGACTTGTCAAGAGGTTCAGAAACTTCGTCTTTACAAAAACAG GCGTCTAATGATTCAAACCTCTCAGTCAATAGGTGATGCCCCATATGGGGACCATTTCACTGTAGAG GGCATCTGGGATGTCGAACAAGATAGCCTAGATGAGAACTGTTGTGACCTCAGGATATATATTAATGTAGCTTTCTCAAAGAAAACAATATTTAGAG GGAAAATAGAGCAGTCAACAAAAGATGAATGCCGTGAAGTTTTCAGTCTCTGGATTAAGCTC GGTCATGATCTTCTGAAGCAGGAGTATGACCGACCAAAAG GAAGCTCCAGCACAACTGATTCTGCTGTTCAATCAGGGGCTACAACAAACGAGGAAAATGCCGTGGAAGTAGCAGTTCCAGTGGTTAGTTCCTCGCAGGATGATTCTGGTGTGGCTGTGAGGAGCCTCATTCCTCCTATTCAAGTTCACCAGCAGAGAACACAAAGAGATGCTTCCATCGCGTCCACTTCACAAGAATTGTGGGGCTCATTAACGTCATACATGAGATCAAGCCAACTTGGTCCAGTACTAGCAGTGGCACTGGTGGCTCTCATTATCCTAATGCAG GTAACCATCATAATTCTACTAACAAGATCCCCCCAGGTCCAAATGGCTCCTCATGAGGTCTCGACGGGCAGTTTAGGTTATAGCAAAGATAGCATGGAGTGGGTGCAGAAGCGCCTCAGCTTACTAAGCGAGGAGATGCAGCTAGCGGAGGCGCACATGGAGAAGATGAGGCACGAGTTTGCCTGGCTCAGGTCTTACCTGGAGAGACTGGAGAAGCTGAGGGGCAGCACATGA
- the LOC8077456 gene encoding protein VASCULAR ASSOCIATED DEATH 1, chloroplastic isoform X2 → MASPTVAASPSRAGPTDILTAAPSPASPPRRLASAPPAVDASGSSSPDSAHSGDQLSAPDASSSPLLASRSEEYRLLFRLPPDEVLVQDFNCALQENILLQGHMYLFLHHICFYSNIFGYETKKIIPLQEVTDVRKAKTAAIFPNAIEIVAGTRRFQHFFGSFLSRDEAFRIIVDGWEQHVSDARLLLERQETKSASSSEENGYVLLEGAKESKQDEDSSPPDRSVDSTAVSSSADGGDSNINISKRFSKVEENGLEDNIIAVNPFNLEPLDDAPSVPESYTMITESKFQVPVEVLFNFLLSDGAFGFVDDFHKKCGDKEFSCSKWRIDEQGGLVRDVSFLHPIKIYLGAKFGTCQEVQKLRLYKNRRLMIQTSQSIGDAPYGDHFTVEGIWDVEQDSLDENCCDLRIYINVAFSKKTIFRGKIEQSTKDECREVFSLWIKLGHDLLKQEYDRPKGSSSTTDSAVQSGATTNEENAVEVAVPVVSSSQDDSGVAVRSLIPPIQVHQQRTQRDASIASTSQELWGSLTSYMRSSQLGPVLAVALVALIILMQVTIIILLTRSPQVQMAPHEVSTGSLGYSKDSMEWVQKRLSLLSEEMQLAEAHMEKMRHEFAWLRSYLERLEKLRGST, encoded by the exons ATGGCCTCGCCCACGGTCGCAGCCTCCCCGAGCCGGGCGGGCCCCACCGACATCCTCACCGCCGCGCCCTCGCCCGCCTCCCCGCCGCGGCGGCTCGCGTCGGCGCCGCCCGCCGTCGACGCGTCCGGGTCCTCCTCCCCGGACTCCGCCCACTCCGGGGACCAGCTCTCCGCCCCTGACGCCTCCTCG AGCCCGCTGCTCGCGAGCAGGAGCGAGGAGTACAGGCTTCTGTTCCGGCTGCCGCCCGACGAG GTTCTCGTGCAAGATTTTAACTGCGCTCTCCAAGAAAATATTCTTCTTCAG GGGCATATGTATTTATTTCTTCACCATATATGCTTCTACTCTAATATATTTGGATATGAGACAAAG AAAATAATACCTTTGCAAGAGGTAACTGATGTTCGTAAAGCAAAGACAGCTGCCATTTTTCCTAATGCCATTGAAATTGTTGCTGGTACTAGAAGG TTTCAGCACTTCTTTGGATCTTTCTTGTCACGTGATGAAGCCTTTCGAATTATAGTAGATGGCTGGGAACAACATGTTAGTGATGCAAGATTGCTCCTTGAACGTCAG GAGACAAAGTCAGCTAGTAGCAGTGAAGAAAATGGCTATGTTTTATTGGAAGGAGCAAAGGAATCTAAACAAGATGAAGATTCATCGCCACCGGACAG GTCTGTCGATAGTACAGCTGTCTCAAGTAGTGCTGATGGTGGTGATTCGAACATCAACATTTCCAAAAGGTTTTCAAAAGTCGAGGAGAATGGGCTCGAAGACAACATCATTGCAGTAAACCCATTCAATTTGGAACCACTTGATGATGCTCCTAGTG TACCTGAGTCTTACACTATGATTACGGAGTCAAAGTTTCAG GTGCCTGTGGAGGTTCTCTTTAATTTCTTATTGTCTGATGGTGCTTTTGGCTTTGTGGATGATTTCCACAAAAAATGTGGTGACAAAG AATTCAGTTGCTCGAAATGGCGTATAGATGAGCAAGGGGGACTTGTAAGGGATGTCTCATTTTTGCATCCGATAAAAATTTATCTTG GTGCAAAATTTGGGACTTGTCAAGAGGTTCAGAAACTTCGTCTTTACAAAAACAG GCGTCTAATGATTCAAACCTCTCAGTCAATAGGTGATGCCCCATATGGGGACCATTTCACTGTAGAG GGCATCTGGGATGTCGAACAAGATAGCCTAGATGAGAACTGTTGTGACCTCAGGATATATATTAATGTAGCTTTCTCAAAGAAAACAATATTTAGAG GGAAAATAGAGCAGTCAACAAAAGATGAATGCCGTGAAGTTTTCAGTCTCTGGATTAAGCTC GGTCATGATCTTCTGAAGCAGGAGTATGACCGACCAAAAG GAAGCTCCAGCACAACTGATTCTGCTGTTCAATCAGGGGCTACAACAAACGAGGAAAATGCCGTGGAAGTAGCAGTTCCAGTGGTTAGTTCCTCGCAGGATGATTCTGGTGTGGCTGTGAGGAGCCTCATTCCTCCTATTCAAGTTCACCAGCAGAGAACACAAAGAGATGCTTCCATCGCGTCCACTTCACAAGAATTGTGGGGCTCATTAACGTCATACATGAGATCAAGCCAACTTGGTCCAGTACTAGCAGTGGCACTGGTGGCTCTCATTATCCTAATGCAG GTAACCATCATAATTCTACTAACAAGATCCCCCCAGGTCCAAATGGCTCCTCATGAGGTCTCGACGGGCAGTTTAGGTTATAGCAAAGATAGCATGGAGTGGGTGCAGAAGCGCCTCAGCTTACTAAGCGAGGAGATGCAGCTAGCGGAGGCGCACATGGAGAAGATGAGGCACGAGTTTGCCTGGCTCAGGTCTTACCTGGAGAGACTGGAGAAGCTGAGGGGCAGCACATGA
- the LOC8077456 gene encoding protein VASCULAR ASSOCIATED DEATH 1, chloroplastic isoform X4: protein MASPTVAASPSRAGPTDILTAAPSPASPPRRLASAPPAVDASGSSSPDSAHSGDQLSAPDASSSPLLASRSEEYRLLFRLPPDEVLVQDFNCALQENILLQGHMYLFLHHICFYSNIFGYETKKIIPLQEVTDVRKAKTAAIFPNAIEIVAGTRRHFFGSFLSRDEAFRIIVDGWEQHVSDARLLLERQETKSASSSEENGYVLLEGAKESKQDEDSSPPDRSVDSTAVSSSADGGDSNINISKRFSKVEENGLEDNIIAVNPFNLEPLDDAPSVPESYTMITESKFQVPVEVLFNFLLSDGAFGFVDDFHKKCGDKEFSCSKWRIDEQGGLVRDVSFLHPIKIYLGAKFGTCQEVQKLRLYKNRRLMIQTSQSIGDAPYGDHFTVEGIWDVEQDSLDENCCDLRIYINVAFSKKTIFRGKIEQSTKDECREVFSLWIKLGHDLLKQEYDRPKGSSSTTDSAVQSGATTNEENAVEVAVPVVSSSQDDSGVAVRSLIPPIQVHQQRTQRDASIASTSQELWGSLTSYMRSSQLGPVLAVALVALIILMQVTIIILLTRSPQVQMAPHEVSTGSLGYSKDSMEWVQKRLSLLSEEMQLAEAHMEKMRHEFAWLRSYLERLEKLRGST from the exons ATGGCCTCGCCCACGGTCGCAGCCTCCCCGAGCCGGGCGGGCCCCACCGACATCCTCACCGCCGCGCCCTCGCCCGCCTCCCCGCCGCGGCGGCTCGCGTCGGCGCCGCCCGCCGTCGACGCGTCCGGGTCCTCCTCCCCGGACTCCGCCCACTCCGGGGACCAGCTCTCCGCCCCTGACGCCTCCTCG AGCCCGCTGCTCGCGAGCAGGAGCGAGGAGTACAGGCTTCTGTTCCGGCTGCCGCCCGACGAG GTTCTCGTGCAAGATTTTAACTGCGCTCTCCAAGAAAATATTCTTCTTCAG GGGCATATGTATTTATTTCTTCACCATATATGCTTCTACTCTAATATATTTGGATATGAGACAAAG AAAATAATACCTTTGCAAGAGGTAACTGATGTTCGTAAAGCAAAGACAGCTGCCATTTTTCCTAATGCCATTGAAATTGTTGCTGGTACTAGAAGG CACTTCTTTGGATCTTTCTTGTCACGTGATGAAGCCTTTCGAATTATAGTAGATGGCTGGGAACAACATGTTAGTGATGCAAGATTGCTCCTTGAACGTCAG GAGACAAAGTCAGCTAGTAGCAGTGAAGAAAATGGCTATGTTTTATTGGAAGGAGCAAAGGAATCTAAACAAGATGAAGATTCATCGCCACCGGACAG GTCTGTCGATAGTACAGCTGTCTCAAGTAGTGCTGATGGTGGTGATTCGAACATCAACATTTCCAAAAGGTTTTCAAAAGTCGAGGAGAATGGGCTCGAAGACAACATCATTGCAGTAAACCCATTCAATTTGGAACCACTTGATGATGCTCCTAGTG TACCTGAGTCTTACACTATGATTACGGAGTCAAAGTTTCAG GTGCCTGTGGAGGTTCTCTTTAATTTCTTATTGTCTGATGGTGCTTTTGGCTTTGTGGATGATTTCCACAAAAAATGTGGTGACAAAG AATTCAGTTGCTCGAAATGGCGTATAGATGAGCAAGGGGGACTTGTAAGGGATGTCTCATTTTTGCATCCGATAAAAATTTATCTTG GTGCAAAATTTGGGACTTGTCAAGAGGTTCAGAAACTTCGTCTTTACAAAAACAG GCGTCTAATGATTCAAACCTCTCAGTCAATAGGTGATGCCCCATATGGGGACCATTTCACTGTAGAG GGCATCTGGGATGTCGAACAAGATAGCCTAGATGAGAACTGTTGTGACCTCAGGATATATATTAATGTAGCTTTCTCAAAGAAAACAATATTTAGAG GGAAAATAGAGCAGTCAACAAAAGATGAATGCCGTGAAGTTTTCAGTCTCTGGATTAAGCTC GGTCATGATCTTCTGAAGCAGGAGTATGACCGACCAAAAG GAAGCTCCAGCACAACTGATTCTGCTGTTCAATCAGGGGCTACAACAAACGAGGAAAATGCCGTGGAAGTAGCAGTTCCAGTGGTTAGTTCCTCGCAGGATGATTCTGGTGTGGCTGTGAGGAGCCTCATTCCTCCTATTCAAGTTCACCAGCAGAGAACACAAAGAGATGCTTCCATCGCGTCCACTTCACAAGAATTGTGGGGCTCATTAACGTCATACATGAGATCAAGCCAACTTGGTCCAGTACTAGCAGTGGCACTGGTGGCTCTCATTATCCTAATGCAG GTAACCATCATAATTCTACTAACAAGATCCCCCCAGGTCCAAATGGCTCCTCATGAGGTCTCGACGGGCAGTTTAGGTTATAGCAAAGATAGCATGGAGTGGGTGCAGAAGCGCCTCAGCTTACTAAGCGAGGAGATGCAGCTAGCGGAGGCGCACATGGAGAAGATGAGGCACGAGTTTGCCTGGCTCAGGTCTTACCTGGAGAGACTGGAGAAGCTGAGGGGCAGCACATGA